The nucleotide window GACGGTTTTTCAGGGTGTCGTTGATTTCAACGGTCTTTCGCTGCATGGCAATAGCGGCCGTAACAGCCGACAGGGCATCGTTTTCCAGCGGGACTGGTGTGCCGAAGCCGACCATCATGCTGTCTCCGATGTGTTTGTCCAGCGTGCCGTTATGCTCATAGGCGATCTCTCCCAGCGGATCAAAATAGTCATGATTCAGGAAGCAGGCCAGGGTTTCCGGAGGAACTTGCTCAGTCAGCCTGGTAAAGCCCCGGATATCGGTAAACAGAATGGATGCCTGTTGAAAGGCTGGCTTCAATGCGCCGGGGCAGCAGTGTATCTTATGATAAACATGCTCGGGAACAAACTGTCTCAGTCTTTTATGAATATAAATTTCGTGAAGTTTTGCACGAATTTCCGCATTGTCAAACGGTTTGGTCAAAAAACCGTCGATTCCTTCATTGGTGGCCTGAATGGCGGTTTCCATGGTTGCATAGCCCGTCAGGATGATACGGGTAATCTCCGGGTTTAATCTGCCGATAATGGCCAGGGTTTCAAGGCCGTTTAATCCGGGCATCTTAAAATCCGAGATGACGGCTGAGATCGTGGATCGGGTTTGCCTGATAAATTCGATTCCCTTTTCTCCGTTTTCAACGGTATAGGTTTTAAATGACTCTTTTCTCAGTGCCCGAACCATTGAGCGGCGAATACCTTCTTCATCATCGATAAAAAGCAGACCATCCATATGGATTATTCCTTATTTTCCATCGGTTAATCGGGTAGATCTGTGGCTTTCATCAATTTATCCATATATAATCGGATTAACGCTATGGCTTCGTTTTCAGATGCCATCTGCTTTATGGATTCGCGAAAGCTGCTGCTGGAATGAAGTCCCTTGGTAAACCATCCCAGACGGCTTCGCATCATCCGGCAGCCGTGTTCTTCTCCAAAATACTGAATGGATCGTTTGAGATATTCTATCATTAATTCAAAACGACTAGTAAGGTCAATATCGGATATGGGGCTGTCATTAAAATAATTTGTTATCTGCCTGAAAATCCATGGATTGTCGATCGACGCTCTTCCGATCATGATTCCGTCACAACCCGTCAGTGTTTTCATTTTCATTGCATCGGTATGGCTTAAAATATCTCCATTTCCGATAACCGGTATTGAAACGGTTTGCTTGATCCTGGAAATCATGGACCAGTCCGATTTGCCGGTAAAGCCCTGTTTTGCGGTTCTCGGATGAATGGTTATGGCATCGGCGCCGCATGCTTCGGCAATTTGGCTCAGTTCAATGGCCTGTTTTCCGGATGAATCCCATCCGCTGCGTATTTTAATGGTCAGGGGGATGGTGACGGCGTTTCTGACCGCTTTGAGAATGGCTTCGGCCTGGTGCGGATCTTTCATGAGAGCGGCTCCGGAGCCGGATTTGACAATTTTTTTTACCGAACAGCCGAAGTTGATATCAATGATATCGGAACCGTATGCCTCAACGATTTGTGCCGCTTCAGCCATTTTCCCGGGATTGGAGCCGAAAATCTGAACGGATAAGGGCTTTTCTTCCGGTGTGCTGTGAAGCAGTTGAAAGGTTTTTTTCGATCCGTAAACCAGCCCGTTTGCGCTGATCATTTCGCTGCAAACCAGTGCACAGCCGTTTTTTTTTGAAATCAGGCGGAACGGCAAATTGGTAATGCCTGCCATGGGGGCCAGAATGGTCGGATTGCCCAGAGCGACCGAACCGATCTTAAGCTGTTGTGTCATTATATCCTGTTTTGTTTTTCAAATGCGTTGAGAGTGGATTGGCATAGCAATA belongs to Desulfobacterales bacterium and includes:
- a CDS encoding response regulator, whose product is MDGLLFIDDEEGIRRSMVRALRKESFKTYTVENGEKGIEFIRQTRSTISAVISDFKMPGLNGLETLAIIGRLNPEITRIILTGYATMETAIQATNEGIDGFLTKPFDNAEIRAKLHEIYIHKRLRQFVPEHVYHKIHCCPGALKPAFQQASILFTDIRGFTRLTEQVPPETLACFLNHDYFDPLGEIAYEHNGTLDKHIGDSMMVGFGTPVPLENDALSAVTAAIAMQRKTVEINDTLKNR
- the dusB gene encoding tRNA dihydrouridine synthase DusB is translated as MTQQLKIGSVALGNPTILAPMAGITNLPFRLISKKNGCALVCSEMISANGLVYGSKKTFQLLHSTPEEKPLSVQIFGSNPGKMAEAAQIVEAYGSDIIDINFGCSVKKIVKSGSGAALMKDPHQAEAILKAVRNAVTIPLTIKIRSGWDSSGKQAIELSQIAEACGADAITIHPRTAKQGFTGKSDWSMISRIKQTVSIPVIGNGDILSHTDAMKMKTLTGCDGIMIGRASIDNPWIFRQITNYFNDSPISDIDLTSRFELMIEYLKRSIQYFGEEHGCRMMRSRLGWFTKGLHSSSSFRESIKQMASENEAIALIRLYMDKLMKATDLPD